TGCCGCCCCGATGGCGGCCGCGGTCTGCTGCGCGCGCGCCAACGGGCTGGTGTAGAGCGCGGCCAGCGGCAGTTGGATCAGGTCTGAGGCTACCTCCGCCGCCTGCTGCCGGCCGAGAGGGGTCAAGCCCGGATCACCGCCCGTGCGTTGCGCCCACTCCCAATCCGGCTCCGCGTGGCGCACCAGCACCAACTCCACCGGCACGCTGACGCGCGCTCGCCGTTCCCGTTCCTCCAGACTAAAGGCCGCCATGTCCACGCCTCACCCCGGCGGCGGATCATACGAGTTGAGGCGCACGACGCAACCCGGCCGCTGCCTTCGGGCTCAGCCGCGGCGCACCGGCGGCGCCGCGCGGTTGGGTTCGAGCTTATCGCCGCAGAGCGCGCCGCAGCGGGTGCAAACGTAATCGAACTTTTCGGCCCCCGGCAGCACCAGCAGCAGCCGTTTGCGTACCGGCATCGCTTGCCGGCACTGCGGGCAAAACAGCAGCGAGGCTTCCAGCTGGTCAAAACTCTCCGGGTGTGGCGGCATGCGATTGTGCTCCGATCGAGCGGCCGATATATAGGGACTCTCACGGCTCACTTCAACATGCCGGTCGTCTACCTCGAAACCTATGGCTGCCAGATGAACCTGGCGGATACGGAGTTGCTGCTGGGGCATCTCGGCCGCAGCGGTTACGCCCGCACCGACGATCCCTCGGCTGCCGACGTGCTGCTGCTCAACACCTGCGCCATTCGCGAGCACGCGCAAGAGCGGGTCATGAGTCGCCTGGGCGAGCTGCGCCACTACAAAGCCGGCCGGCCCAACGTGCAGATCGGCCTGGCCGGCTGCCTGGCGCAGCACCTACGCGACCGGCTGCTGGCGAGCGTTCCGTTCCTCGACTTCATCGTCGGTCCCGATTCCTACCGCCGCTTGCCGGAACTGCTGGCGCAGGGCGCTGCCTTTGTCGACGTGCGCCTGGGCCGCGAGGAAACCTACAGTGACATCACGCCCGAGCGCGCCGACGGGGTGCGCGCCTGGATTTCCATCATGCGTGGCTGCGACAAGTTCTGCAGCTTTTGCGTCGTGCCCTACGTGCGCGGACGCGAGCGCAGCCTGCCCGCCTCCGCCGTGCTCGAGCAGGTGCGCGCGGCGGTCGCCGCCGGCCATCGCGAAGTGGTCTTTCTCGGACAAACGGTCAACGCCTATCGCGATGGCGACGTCGACTTCGGCGAGCTGTTACGCCGCGCCAGCGCCGGGCTCGAACGCATTCGCTTCACCTCACCCCACCCTTGCGACATGACCGAGGCGGTGATCGCGGCCATCGCCGAGTGCGACGCCGTCTGCCCGCAGCTGCACTTGCCGGTGCAGTCAGGCGCGGACACCGTGCTGGCCCGGATGGAGCGCGGTTACACCACGGAGCAGTACCTGCGTTTGGTGGAGCGGCTACGCGCCAGCAAGCCGGGCTTGGCTTTGAACACCGACATCATCGTCGGTTTTCCCGGCGAGAGCGAAGGCGACTTCGAGGCCACGCTCGAGCTCATGCGTGAGGTGCGTTACGACAACGCCTTCATGTTCAAATACTCGCGCCGCGAGCACACCAAGTCGTTCGCCTGGCCCGAGACGGTCAGCGAAGCCGAGAAGGGGCGGCGGCTGCAGGCGGTAATCGAGCTGCAGGAACGCATTGCCGCCGAGATCAACCAGGAGCTGATCGGCCAGAGCGTGCCGGTGTTGGTGGAAGGCCCGGCCCGCCGCGGCGAGGGCTGGCGGGCGGGCAAGACCCCGCAGTTCAAGACCGCGGTATTCGCCGCCGGGGCGGCCACGATAGCGCGCGGCACCACAGTACCGGTGCAAGTCCGCTCCGCCACGGCCCACACCTTGGTCTGCGAACTACGGGGCGCCTAGCCAGCGCCTTCTCGCGCGTAGCGCGCGACCAACCATGGGACCGACGCCGCGCTACACCGCCCCGCCCCAGGTGCCGAGACCCCGGCCGGCGCGGCTCTTGCCGCCGGTTAGTCGAATAGGTTCGCGAGATTCCTCTTGATCGTGTCGCCAACGTAGAGCGCTAAGGCTTGGATGGTGTTGGTGGGGTTTACGCCTGCGGCTGTCACAAAGATGCTGCCATCGATGATGAAGAGATTGCGGACGTCGTGACAGCGGCCCCACTCGTTGACCACCGAAGTCCGCGGATCCGTGCCCATGCGAGCGGTTCCCAAGAGGTGCCAGCCGGCAAACGGGAAGGGAGCCTCCGAGGCCGTGTCCTTGGCGCCGGCTGCCGCTAACGCCTCTTGTGCCCTGGCCACGCTGTGTGCGAGCATCTTGCTGCTGTTTTCGCTCACGCGATAGGTCAGCTTCGGCGCCGGAATCCCATCGGAGTCTTTGAGATCGGGATCGAGGGTGACGGTATTGCTGCTCTCCGGCAGGTCTTCGCAAATCGCGACCATACTCGCGGTGCGATCGAAGAGCTCGGCGTAAGCGCGGTGGTGGTCGGCCCCCCAGGTCAGACGCCCCATCTGCATGCCCCGCAAGGCCGTTGAAACCGGCCCGAACCCTCTCACGATCTCGAACGAATAGCCGCGCACGAAGCCGCGCGAGCGGTCGGTCTCGTAGAATTCCTGACTCATGATGCAGCAGCCGGTGGGGCCTTTGTAGCCTTCGAGCGGCTCATCGAAGATGCCGGTCACCATGGCGTAGGGATGGAACATCAGGTTCTTGCCGACCAGGCCACTGCGATTCGCCAGCCCATCGGGAAAAAGCTTCGAGCGCGAGTTCAGCAGCAGTCGCGGCGTACCGACGCCGTTGCACGCCAGCACCACGACATGGGCCGGCTGTCTGCGTTCGACGCCATCGGCGTCGAAGTAGATGACGCCGTCGGCCAAGCCGTTTTCGGCGATGGTGATCTCGCGCACGCGGCAGCGGGTCTTGAGCGTCACGCCCTGGCGCAGCGCAGCCGGCCAGTAGGTGATGTCGGTGCTCGCCTTGGCGCCCTGCGGGCATCCCA
The sequence above is a segment of the Deltaproteobacteria bacterium genome. Coding sequences within it:
- the miaB gene encoding tRNA (N6-isopentenyl adenosine(37)-C2)-methylthiotransferase MiaB gives rise to the protein MPVVYLETYGCQMNLADTELLLGHLGRSGYARTDDPSAADVLLLNTCAIREHAQERVMSRLGELRHYKAGRPNVQIGLAGCLAQHLRDRLLASVPFLDFIVGPDSYRRLPELLAQGAAFVDVRLGREETYSDITPERADGVRAWISIMRGCDKFCSFCVVPYVRGRERSLPASAVLEQVRAAVAAGHREVVFLGQTVNAYRDGDVDFGELLRRASAGLERIRFTSPHPCDMTEAVIAAIAECDAVCPQLHLPVQSGADTVLARMERGYTTEQYLRLVERLRASKPGLALNTDIIVGFPGESEGDFEATLELMREVRYDNAFMFKYSRREHTKSFAWPETVSEAEKGRRLQAVIELQERIAAEINQELIGQSVPVLVEGPARRGEGWRAGKTPQFKTAVFAAGAATIARGTTVPVQVRSATAHTLVCELRGA
- a CDS encoding GMC family oxidoreductase, whose translation is MSQEPVDVLIIGAGAAGAAFAWSLAQTRMNILCLEQGDWVDPAKYPGVGTDWEVHQLGDFALSPNARGRREDYPVNDSASPVQTSMFNAVGGSTIMYAAHFPRFHPSDFRVKTLDGVADDWPVDYQRLAPFYDLNAHMMGVSGLAGDPAYPPKQVPLPPVALGKLGQKIAQGFNRLGWHWWPSDSAIASLEHEGRAACINAGTCLLGCPQGAKASTDITYWPAALRQGVTLKTRCRVREITIAENGLADGVIYFDADGVERRQPAHVVVLACNGVGTPRLLLNSRSKLFPDGLANRSGLVGKNLMFHPYAMVTGIFDEPLEGYKGPTGCCIMSQEFYETDRSRGFVRGYSFEIVRGFGPVSTALRGMQMGRLTWGADHHRAYAELFDRTASMVAICEDLPESSNTVTLDPDLKDSDGIPAPKLTYRVSENSSKMLAHSVARAQEALAAAGAKDTASEAPFPFAGWHLLGTARMGTDPRTSVVNEWGRCHDVRNLFIIDGSIFVTAAGVNPTNTIQALALYVGDTIKRNLANLFD